In Vogesella indigofera, a single window of DNA contains:
- a CDS encoding substrate-binding periplasmic protein — protein MIVRTLLFALPLLWLAPPASAAATPAPTLVYAFSRFEPYKTVDADGKPGGPYTVLLQELARRSGVQLDIVHCPLQRCLALLQRGQADLSIGIRGNAERDRYLDFLDPPFAPATATVLLQRRDDPRPIRHYDDLYALRVGVVEGASYFQRFDDDRLMRRDAAPSARLALRKLSAKRFDVLLINAQQGSQLSRELGARQYRRAELQFPGELPRRIALSRLSPAVQAARPRLAAQLQQMLRDGSVRRILAGDAVQAAHAGSKRSGRSLHSMSTPH, from the coding sequence ATGATCGTCCGTACCCTGCTGTTTGCCCTGCCCCTACTGTGGCTGGCCCCGCCGGCCAGCGCCGCCGCCACGCCCGCACCGACGCTGGTATACGCCTTCAGCCGTTTCGAGCCGTACAAGACCGTGGACGCCGACGGCAAGCCGGGCGGTCCCTACACCGTGCTGCTGCAGGAGCTGGCACGGCGCAGCGGCGTGCAGCTCGACATCGTGCACTGCCCGCTGCAACGCTGCCTGGCGCTGCTGCAGCGCGGCCAGGCCGATCTCAGCATCGGCATCCGCGGCAACGCCGAGCGCGACCGCTATCTGGATTTTCTCGACCCGCCGTTCGCGCCGGCCACCGCCACCGTGCTGTTGCAACGGCGCGACGATCCGCGCCCGATCCGGCACTACGACGATCTGTATGCGCTGCGTGTCGGGGTGGTGGAAGGCGCCAGCTATTTCCAGCGTTTTGATGACGACAGGCTGATGCGTCGCGATGCCGCACCCAGCGCCAGGCTGGCACTGCGCAAGCTGAGCGCGAAGCGTTTCGACGTGCTGCTGATCAATGCGCAACAGGGTAGCCAGCTGAGCCGGGAGCTGGGCGCCAGGCAGTATCGCCGCGCCGAATTGCAGTTTCCCGGCGAGCTGCCGCGCCGCATCGCGCTGTCACGGCTATCGCCGGCGGTACAGGCCGCCAGGCCGCGACTGGCGGCACAATTGCAGCAGATGCTGCGCGATGGCAGCGTCCGGCGCATTCTGGCCGGCGATGCTGTTCAGGCAGCCCACGCCGGGTCGAAGCGGTCGGGACGGTCGCTGCACAGCATGTCGACCCCCCACTGA
- a CDS encoding phytanoyl-CoA dioxygenase family protein has translation MQAVTIGNEQIAAFQRDGVIVLRGVFRDWIEPLRDGFEQVLAAPGPFAIENVGNNERGRFFEDYCNWQRIEPFSRFIHQSPAAALAGQLMGARQVQIFHEHILVKEPGTAKATPWHQDIPYYCVDGEQTASYWIPLDPVTQDNTLRVVLGSHRWPKLVRPKRWASNENFFAGDDDYMEMPDVEDGSYTILAPELAPGDAVLFDFRTVHGAAGNQGGNRRRAFSARFLGDDVCYAERPGRTSPPFPGINQRHGERLREDWFPVVWSAG, from the coding sequence ATGCAGGCAGTCACTATCGGTAATGAACAGATCGCGGCGTTCCAGCGCGACGGCGTCATCGTACTGCGCGGCGTGTTCCGCGACTGGATAGAACCGCTGCGCGACGGTTTCGAGCAGGTACTGGCCGCCCCCGGCCCCTTCGCGATCGAGAACGTCGGCAACAATGAACGCGGCCGTTTCTTCGAGGATTACTGTAACTGGCAGCGTATCGAACCGTTTTCCCGCTTCATCCACCAGTCGCCGGCGGCGGCACTGGCCGGGCAGCTGATGGGGGCGCGCCAGGTGCAGATCTTCCACGAGCACATCCTGGTGAAGGAACCGGGCACCGCCAAGGCCACGCCGTGGCACCAGGACATCCCCTACTACTGTGTCGACGGCGAGCAGACCGCCAGCTACTGGATTCCGCTGGATCCGGTGACGCAGGACAACACGCTGCGCGTGGTGCTCGGCTCGCACCGCTGGCCGAAGCTGGTGCGCCCCAAGCGCTGGGCCAGCAACGAGAATTTCTTTGCCGGCGACGACGACTACATGGAGATGCCGGACGTGGAGGACGGCAGCTACACCATCCTCGCGCCGGAACTGGCGCCGGGCGACGCGGTGCTGTTCGATTTCCGCACCGTGCACGGCGCCGCCGGAAACCAGGGCGGCAACCGCCGCCGCGCCTTTTCCGCCCGCTTCCTCGGCGACGACGTGTGCTATGCCGAACGTCCTGGGCGCACCTCGCCGCCCTTCCCCGGCATCAACCAGCGCCACGGCGAGCGGCTGCGCGAGGACTGGTTCCCGGTGGTGTGGTCGGCCGGCTGA
- a CDS encoding LysR family transcriptional regulator has translation MINFSLRQLQYFVATVEHGGVSAAARACHVSQPSVSLAIAQLEAALGSTLFRRQASRGVELTAAGQRVLAQARDILGQAAALGAGDTPGELRGQLALICFQDLGPYFAPRLLAGFHARHPQVAVTLLEGDLATVQRALRSGKAELALTYELAIDAQMARCTLAELAPYALLPADHPLAAQTSVSLAQLASQPLVLEDIPHTREYLLSLFWQQQLTPRIAQTVQSFEMQRGLVAHGYGVALSCTRPAGDCSYDGRAIACRPLTEALPAQRVVLAQAPGAEASPLVAAFVASAQAAD, from the coding sequence ATGATCAATTTCTCGCTGCGCCAGCTGCAGTACTTCGTCGCTACCGTCGAGCATGGTGGCGTCAGTGCCGCCGCGCGCGCCTGCCACGTGTCGCAACCGTCGGTGTCGCTGGCCATCGCGCAGCTGGAGGCGGCGCTCGGCAGCACGCTGTTCCGCCGCCAGGCCAGCCGCGGGGTGGAGTTGACCGCTGCCGGCCAGCGCGTGCTGGCGCAGGCGCGCGACATTCTTGGCCAAGCGGCGGCACTCGGTGCTGGCGATACGCCCGGCGAGCTGCGCGGCCAGCTGGCGCTGATCTGCTTCCAGGATCTCGGCCCCTACTTTGCGCCGCGGCTGCTGGCCGGTTTTCACGCGCGCCATCCACAGGTGGCGGTCACGCTGCTGGAGGGTGATCTGGCCACGGTGCAGCGCGCGCTGCGCAGCGGCAAGGCGGAGCTGGCGCTGACCTACGAGTTGGCCATCGACGCGCAGATGGCGCGCTGCACGCTGGCGGAGCTGGCGCCGTACGCGCTGCTGCCGGCCGATCATCCGCTGGCGGCGCAAACGTCGGTGTCGCTGGCGCAGCTGGCCAGCCAGCCGCTGGTGCTGGAGGACATTCCGCACACCCGCGAGTACCTGCTGTCGCTGTTCTGGCAGCAGCAGCTGACGCCGCGCATCGCGCAAACGGTACAGAGCTTCGAGATGCAGCGCGGGCTGGTGGCGCACGGCTATGGCGTGGCGCTGTCGTGCACCCGCCCGGCCGGCGACTGCAGCTACGACGGCCGGGCCATCGCCTGTCGCCCGCTGACGGAAGCGCTGCCGGCGCAGCGGGTGGTGCTGGCGCAGGCGCCGGGGGCCGAGGCGTCGCCGCTGGTGGCGGCCTTTGTCGCATCGGCGCAGGCGGCGGACTGA
- the mnmE gene encoding tRNA uridine-5-carboxymethylaminomethyl(34) synthesis GTPase MnmE has translation MNLAYTPSTICAVATAPGRGGVGVVRISGRALLPLAQALSGGKTPKPRYATYTDFVAADGSAIDNGLLLFFPGPHSFTGEDVIELQGHGGPVVLKMLLSRCVELGARLAEPGEFTKRAFLNDKLDLAQAESVADLIDAASESAAKSALKSLKGAFSGEIHTLVDELITLRMLVEATLDFPEEDIDFLEKADAVGKLQRLRGQLGKVQATARQGALLREGMHVVLVGQPNVGKSSLMNALAGDDIAIVTDIAGTTRDTVREEIVIDGVPVHIIDTAGLRDTDDVVEKIGIERTWQAVERADVALVLVDSRDGIVAEVEAILAKLPPRLPRVHVFNKVDLSGDKVGRSEEEGHPVVRLSARTHAGVDDLRALLLEMIGYQGDSEGVFLARERHLDAIARAAGHLDLAAQDWQQVEIFAEELRMAQNALSEITGRFTPDDLLGVIFSRFCIGK, from the coding sequence ATGAACCTTGCCTACACCCCCAGCACCATCTGCGCCGTTGCCACCGCCCCCGGTCGTGGCGGCGTCGGCGTGGTGCGCATCTCCGGCCGCGCACTGCTGCCGCTGGCCCAGGCCCTCAGCGGCGGCAAGACGCCCAAGCCGCGCTACGCCACCTATACCGATTTTGTCGCCGCCGACGGCAGCGCCATCGACAACGGCCTGCTGCTGTTCTTCCCCGGCCCCCACAGCTTTACCGGCGAGGACGTGATCGAGCTGCAGGGCCACGGCGGGCCGGTGGTGCTGAAGATGCTGCTGTCGCGCTGCGTCGAACTGGGAGCGCGCCTGGCCGAACCTGGCGAATTCACCAAGCGGGCGTTCCTCAACGACAAGCTGGACCTCGCGCAGGCGGAGAGCGTCGCCGACCTGATCGACGCCGCCAGCGAAAGCGCCGCCAAGAGCGCGCTGAAATCGCTGAAGGGCGCCTTCTCCGGCGAAATCCACACCCTGGTCGACGAGCTGATCACTCTGCGCATGCTGGTGGAGGCGACGCTGGACTTCCCCGAGGAAGACATCGACTTCCTCGAAAAAGCCGACGCCGTCGGCAAGCTGCAGCGCCTGCGCGGCCAGCTGGGCAAGGTGCAGGCCACCGCCCGCCAGGGCGCGCTGCTGCGCGAAGGCATGCACGTGGTGCTGGTCGGCCAGCCCAACGTCGGCAAGTCCAGCCTGATGAACGCGCTGGCCGGCGACGACATCGCCATCGTCACCGACATCGCCGGCACCACCCGCGACACCGTGCGCGAGGAGATCGTCATCGACGGTGTGCCGGTGCACATCATCGACACCGCCGGCCTGCGCGACACCGACGACGTGGTGGAAAAGATCGGCATCGAACGCACCTGGCAGGCGGTGGAACGCGCCGACGTGGCGCTGGTGCTGGTCGACAGCCGCGACGGCATCGTGGCCGAGGTCGAGGCCATCCTGGCCAAGCTGCCGCCACGCCTGCCGCGGGTGCACGTGTTCAACAAGGTCGACCTGTCCGGCGACAAGGTTGGCCGCAGCGAGGAAGAAGGCCACCCGGTGGTGCGCCTGTCGGCCCGTACCCACGCCGGCGTCGACGACCTGCGCGCGCTGCTGCTGGAAATGATCGGCTACCAGGGCGACAGCGAGGGCGTGTTCCTGGCGCGCGAACGCCACCTGGACGCCATCGCCCGCGCCGCCGGCCATCTCGACCTCGCCGCGCAGGACTGGCAGCAGGTGGAGATCTTCGCCGAGGAGCTGCGCATGGCGCAGAACGCGCTGTCGGAAATCACCGGCCGCTTCACCCCCGACGACCTGCTGGGCGTCATCTTTTCGCGCTTCTGCATCGGCAAGTAG
- the yidC gene encoding membrane protein insertase YidC encodes MDSKRLIIFIALSFSILLLWQEYFAPKPVAKPAVTQQASTAASSSDTPAASASNVAQPADSSSLSRGQRITVTTDLVKAEIDTTGGDLRSLQLLKHNAAEDASKPFELFTDKGAHLYVAQTGLVSAGNAALPTHKTVFTAEKTAYTLQGDKVEIKLTAPEANGVKVSKVYTFHKGSYLIDVRYDIVNAGTTPLASTAYFRLLRDGKAPEGESRFAQTFTGPAVYTTEGTFQKVAFSDLDKGKAEYVKNTDNGWVAMLQHYFMSAWILKPLDGKSVCANAQACTFQLEPKSGAYSAAAMVSVAPIAAGQSASIAVPLYAGPEEYNTITKVADGMAYAKDFGKVHIFASPLFWLLTKLHTMVQNWGWAIILLTLIVKAVFYPLTAASYRSMAKMKVLAPRLENLKQQFGDDRMKFQQAVMEMYKTEKVNPLGGCLPMLIQIPVFIGLYWALLASVELRQADWLYIADLARPDPYYILPALMAITMFAQTFLNPPPADPMQAKMMKIMPVAFSVMFFFFPAGLVLYWVVNNLLSIAQQWYVNQSIEKARKLALQS; translated from the coding sequence ATGGATTCCAAACGACTGATCATCTTTATCGCGCTGTCATTCAGCATCCTGTTGCTATGGCAAGAATACTTTGCGCCGAAACCCGTCGCAAAGCCTGCCGTGACACAGCAAGCCAGCACAGCCGCGAGCAGTAGCGATACCCCTGCCGCCAGCGCCAGCAACGTCGCCCAGCCTGCCGACAGCAGCAGCCTGAGCCGCGGCCAGCGCATCACCGTCACCACCGACCTGGTCAAGGCCGAAATCGACACCACCGGTGGCGATCTGCGCAGCCTGCAACTGCTCAAGCACAATGCGGCGGAAGACGCCAGCAAGCCGTTCGAGCTGTTTACCGACAAGGGCGCCCACCTGTACGTGGCGCAGACCGGCCTGGTCTCCGCCGGCAACGCCGCGCTGCCGACCCACAAGACCGTGTTCACTGCCGAAAAGACCGCCTACACGCTGCAAGGCGACAAGGTCGAGATCAAGCTGACCGCGCCGGAAGCCAATGGCGTCAAGGTGAGCAAGGTGTACACCTTCCACAAGGGCAGCTACCTGATCGATGTGCGTTACGACATCGTCAACGCCGGCACCACGCCGCTGGCCAGCACCGCCTACTTCCGCCTGCTGCGTGACGGCAAGGCACCGGAAGGCGAAAGCCGCTTCGCACAGACCTTCACCGGCCCGGCGGTATACACCACCGAAGGCACCTTCCAGAAGGTCGCCTTCTCCGACCTGGACAAGGGCAAGGCCGAGTACGTGAAGAACACCGACAACGGCTGGGTGGCGATGCTGCAGCACTACTTCATGAGCGCCTGGATCCTGAAACCGCTGGACGGCAAATCGGTGTGCGCCAACGCGCAGGCGTGTACCTTCCAGCTGGAGCCGAAGAGCGGCGCCTACTCCGCCGCCGCCATGGTCAGCGTGGCACCGATCGCTGCCGGCCAGAGCGCCAGCATCGCGGTTCCGCTGTACGCCGGTCCGGAAGAGTACAACACCATCACCAAGGTGGCCGACGGCATGGCCTACGCCAAGGACTTCGGCAAGGTGCACATCTTCGCCTCGCCGCTGTTCTGGCTGCTGACCAAGCTGCACACCATGGTGCAGAACTGGGGTTGGGCCATCATCCTGCTGACGCTGATCGTGAAGGCGGTGTTCTACCCGCTGACCGCCGCTTCCTACCGCTCGATGGCGAAGATGAAGGTACTGGCTCCGCGTCTGGAAAACCTGAAGCAGCAGTTCGGCGACGACCGCATGAAGTTCCAGCAGGCGGTGATGGAGATGTACAAGACCGAGAAGGTCAATCCGCTCGGCGGCTGCCTGCCGATGCTGATCCAGATCCCGGTGTTCATCGGCCTGTACTGGGCGCTGCTGGCCTCGGTCGAGCTGCGCCAGGCCGACTGGCTGTACATCGCCGACCTGGCCCGTCCGGACCCGTACTACATCCTGCCGGCGCTGATGGCGATCACCATGTTCGCGCAGACCTTCCTCAACCCGCCGCCGGCCGATCCGATGCAGGCGAAGATGATGAAGATCATGCCGGTCGCGTTCTCGGTGATGTTCTTCTTCTTCCCGGCCGGTCTGGTGCTGTACTGGGTCGTCAACAACCTGCTGTCGATCGCACAGCAGTGGTATGTGAACCAGAGCATCGAAAAAGCCCGCAAACTGGCACTGCAGTCGTAA
- the yidD gene encoding membrane protein insertion efficiency factor YidD: MSRLFVLLIRFYQLAISPWLPPRCRYQPTCSGYAIEALQKHGVIKGSWLAIRRISRCHPLGGSGHDPVP, translated from the coding sequence ATGTCACGACTCTTCGTCCTCTTGATCCGCTTTTACCAGCTGGCGATCAGCCCCTGGCTGCCGCCACGTTGCCGGTATCAGCCAACCTGCTCCGGCTATGCCATCGAGGCATTGCAAAAGCACGGCGTGATCAAGGGCAGCTGGCTAGCGATACGACGGATTAGTCGTTGCCACCCCCTCGGTGGCAGCGGCCATGACCCGGTTCCCTGA
- the rnpA gene encoding ribonuclease P protein component, which produces MDNTFRRAHRLLKTDEFSSVFHLRNARSNQLFQVYARPNGLTHARLGLVVGKKVAKRANRRNYIKRTVREWFRLHRHDLPPMDFVVRSRQAYYRGEYHEAVKALAALFAKLARCHDSSSS; this is translated from the coding sequence TTGGACAACACATTTCGCCGTGCGCACCGGCTGTTAAAAACGGATGAGTTCTCATCCGTTTTTCATTTGCGCAACGCGCGCAGCAACCAATTGTTCCAGGTGTATGCCCGCCCGAACGGTCTGACCCACGCCCGTCTCGGTCTGGTGGTCGGCAAGAAGGTGGCCAAACGCGCCAACCGCCGCAACTACATCAAGCGCACCGTGCGCGAGTGGTTTCGGCTGCACCGTCATGATCTGCCGCCGATGGATTTTGTCGTCAGATCACGCCAGGCCTACTATCGCGGCGAATATCACGAAGCGGTAAAGGCATTGGCTGCGCTCTTTGCTAAACTAGCCCGATGTCACGACTCTTCGTCCTCTTGA
- the rpmH gene encoding 50S ribosomal protein L34 yields the protein MKRTYQPSTTRRKRTHGFLVRSKTRGGRAVLAARRAKGRKRLAV from the coding sequence ATGAAACGTACTTACCAGCCTTCCACTACCCGCCGCAAGCGTACCCACGGCTTCCTCGTTCGCTCCAAGACCCGTGGTGGTCGCGCCGTTCTGGCCGCCCGTCGCGCCAAAGGTCGCAAGCGTCTGGCTGTATAA
- the dnaA gene encoding chromosomal replication initiator protein DnaA: MTEPENFWPACLTRLEEELSSQQFNTWIRPLSAEAGDEGVVLYAPNRFILQFIKDRFLAHIEALAIELLGEVSVELRIGAAAGAPVAVARPAPASSAPRSNDNPPAANVDVAAAVAKVSAATGSSQFAPTAKQTAVKAIGGGHESTRLNPSFTFDTLVTGKGNQLARAAAMQIAENPGDPAYNPLFVYGGVGLGKTHLIQAIGNHVYLKNPQAKIRYIHAERYVADIMRAYQHKAFDEFKRYYHSLDLLLIDDIQFFAGKNRTQEEFFYAFNALIEGGKQVIMTCDSYPKQIEGMEERLISRFSWGLTVEIQPPELEMRVAILMKKAEADNTKLDHNVAFFIAQNVRSNVRELEGALKRVVAYARFSNQSITMELVKEALKDILAAGNRQVTIETIQKTVADYYKIKLSDMHSKKRSRDIARPRQVAMTLAKELTSLSLPNIGDAFGGRDHTTVLHACKTIAEMRGNDSEIAHDYDTLLAMLRN, encoded by the coding sequence ATGACTGAACCGGAAAACTTCTGGCCTGCGTGCCTGACGCGTCTTGAGGAAGAACTGTCCTCACAGCAATTCAACACCTGGATCCGCCCGCTCTCTGCCGAGGCAGGCGACGAGGGTGTGGTGCTGTACGCGCCAAACCGCTTTATCCTGCAGTTCATTAAAGATCGTTTCCTGGCGCACATCGAGGCGCTGGCGATCGAACTGCTGGGCGAAGTGTCGGTGGAGCTGCGCATTGGCGCCGCCGCCGGGGCACCGGTCGCGGTGGCGCGTCCGGCGCCGGCCAGCAGTGCGCCGCGCAGCAACGACAACCCGCCTGCGGCCAACGTTGACGTGGCGGCGGCGGTGGCCAAGGTCAGCGCCGCGACCGGCAGCAGCCAGTTTGCGCCGACGGCGAAGCAGACCGCGGTCAAGGCCATCGGCGGTGGCCACGAGAGCACCCGCCTCAATCCGAGCTTCACCTTCGACACGCTGGTGACCGGTAAGGGCAACCAGCTGGCGCGCGCCGCGGCGATGCAGATCGCCGAGAACCCGGGCGACCCGGCCTACAACCCGCTGTTCGTGTACGGCGGCGTCGGCCTCGGTAAGACGCACTTGATCCAGGCCATCGGCAACCACGTCTACCTGAAGAATCCGCAGGCCAAGATCCGCTACATCCACGCCGAGCGTTATGTAGCCGACATCATGCGCGCCTACCAGCACAAGGCCTTCGACGAGTTCAAGCGCTACTACCATAGTCTGGACCTGCTGCTGATCGACGACATCCAGTTTTTTGCCGGCAAGAACCGCACCCAGGAAGAGTTCTTCTACGCCTTCAACGCGCTGATCGAGGGCGGCAAGCAGGTGATCATGACCTGCGACAGCTACCCGAAGCAGATCGAGGGCATGGAAGAGCGCCTGATCTCGCGTTTCAGCTGGGGCCTGACCGTGGAAATCCAGCCGCCGGAGCTGGAAATGCGCGTCGCCATCCTGATGAAGAAGGCCGAGGCCGACAACACCAAGCTCGACCACAACGTCGCCTTCTTCATTGCCCAGAACGTGCGCAGCAACGTGCGCGAGCTGGAAGGCGCGCTCAAGCGCGTGGTGGCCTACGCCCGTTTCAGCAACCAGAGCATCACCATGGAGCTGGTTAAGGAAGCGCTGAAGGACATCCTCGCCGCCGGCAACCGCCAGGTCACCATCGAGACCATCCAGAAGACGGTGGCCGACTACTACAAGATCAAGCTGTCCGACATGCACAGCAAGAAGCGCTCGCGCGACATCGCGCGGCCGCGGCAGGTGGCGATGACGCTGGCCAAGGAGCTGACCTCGCTCAGCTTGCCGAACATCGGCGACGCCTTCGGCGGCCGCGACCACACCACCGTGCTGCACGCCTGCAAGACCATTGCCGAAATGCGCGGTAATGACAGCGAAATCGCGCACGATTACGATACGTTGCTCGCGATGTTGCGCAACTGA
- the dnaN gene encoding DNA polymerase III subunit beta has translation MLILQAERDALLKPLLAVTGIVERRHTLPILSNVLIEKQAGAVSFLATDLEIQITTASPDDIAGDAFRLTTSAKKLQDILRAIPGNSMVTLEQQDGRLMLKAGKSRFNLQTLPADDFPLLSAGSAAQASFSLSQRDLKRLISQVQYAMAVQDIRYYLNGLLLQTEGNQVRLISTDGHRLAFASADIEASLDKAEVILPRKTILELYKLLQDSDETINIELLSNQVRFSFGNTVIISKVVDGKFPDYNRVVPLDNDKIFLIERVTFLHALQRAAILANEKFRGVRLVLKPGAMSILCTNSEQEEAQEELEIAYQGGELEIGFNINYLLDVLTNLSADTLQMAFGDSVRSTLVTIPDNSNFKYVVMPMRI, from the coding sequence ATGCTGATTCTGCAAGCCGAACGCGATGCCCTGCTCAAGCCACTGCTGGCTGTTACCGGCATCGTCGAGCGCCGCCACACCCTGCCCATTCTGTCGAATGTGCTGATCGAAAAACAGGCAGGAGCCGTCAGCTTCCTGGCGACCGACCTGGAAATCCAGATCACCACCGCCAGCCCGGACGACATCGCCGGCGACGCGTTCCGCCTGACCACCTCGGCGAAAAAGCTGCAGGACATCCTGCGCGCCATTCCCGGCAACAGCATGGTCACGCTGGAACAGCAGGACGGCCGCCTGATGCTGAAAGCCGGCAAGAGCCGCTTCAACCTGCAGACGCTGCCGGCGGACGACTTCCCGCTGCTGTCGGCCGGCAGTGCCGCGCAAGCCAGCTTCAGCCTGAGCCAGCGCGACCTGAAGCGCCTGATCTCGCAGGTGCAGTACGCGATGGCGGTGCAGGACATCCGTTACTACCTGAACGGCCTGCTGCTGCAGACCGAAGGCAACCAGGTGCGCCTGATCTCCACCGACGGCCACCGCCTGGCGTTTGCCAGCGCCGACATCGAGGCCAGCCTCGACAAGGCCGAGGTGATCCTGCCGCGCAAGACCATCCTCGAGCTGTACAAGCTGCTGCAGGACAGCGACGAGACCATCAACATCGAGCTGCTGTCCAACCAGGTGCGTTTCAGCTTCGGCAACACCGTGATCATCAGCAAGGTGGTCGACGGCAAGTTCCCCGACTACAACCGCGTGGTGCCGCTGGATAACGACAAGATCTTCCTGATCGAGCGCGTGACCTTCCTGCACGCATTGCAGCGTGCCGCCATTCTCGCCAACGAGAAATTCCGCGGCGTGCGGCTGGTGCTGAAGCCGGGCGCGATGTCCATCCTGTGTACCAACAGCGAGCAGGAAGAAGCGCAGGAAGAACTGGAAATCGCCTACCAGGGCGGCGAGCTGGAGATCGGCTTCAACATCAACTACCTGCTGGACGTGCTGACCAACCTGTCGGCCGACACCCTGCAGATGGCGTTTGGCGACAGCGTGCGCTCCACGCTGGTCACCATCCCCGACAACAGCAACTTCAAGTATGTCGTGATGCCGATGCGCATCTGA